In one Sebastes umbrosus isolate fSebUmb1 chromosome 13, fSebUmb1.pri, whole genome shotgun sequence genomic region, the following are encoded:
- the cnga4 gene encoding cyclic nucleotide-gated cation channel alpha-4, with amino-acid sequence MIFPIVYNWVIIILRTCFTTIALSYLPVWLTLDYLADLMYMIDMIITVHTGYLDQGILIKDLTQLKKRYLHSKCFFRDLVSLLPTDFLYFVFGIQTPLVRINRLLRMPRLDEALDRMETRTSYPNTFRISKLMIYIFVLIHWNACLYFALSNYIGFGSDRWVYPNITNPEFASMRRQYFYCFWFSAQIFTTVGDTPLPKREEEYLFMIADLLIAVLVFASIVGNVGNVITSLRDRDNVFFPNHELVKAYLRSHHISKELRQRIDNWYQHLHINKKIMRENEILQQLPVHLRTEIAVSVHLPTLSKVTIFQSCETSLLEELVLKLTPQVFSPGEYVCRKGDVGHEMYIIKEGKLAVVADDGVTEFAVLSESNFFGEISILNIKGNRSGNRRTANIRSIGYSDLFSLSKEDLTDVLSEFPAAKRHLEEKGRQILTKMGMLEEGGEREEGEAEKVETKINRLESNLEILQTKLARLMVELESSHRKMQARVEQLEWEVAALETQLPDDGEGEREHGRGEGVGGEVGWEREEAEGQAEEGSEAKVKKQGQGEDGNDVTKDGDGESTKSTKEDGEGMVEGDKSGIKDDQEKDKDDGENNREKGDDRPGKGDGAEIEPEEEKEESSGERESEEGREKAEENVEMEQKDEGQKK; translated from the exons ATGATCTTTCCCATCGTCTACAACTGGGTGATCATCATATTGAG GACATGCTTCACTACAATTGCACTGAGCTACCTGCCTGTGTGGCTCACACTGGACTATCTGGCAGACCTCATGTATATGATTGACATGATCATCACCGTTCACACAg GTTACTTGGATCAGGGCATCTTGATCAAGGACCTAACTCAGCTGAAGAAGCGCTACCTGCACTCTAAATGTTTCTTTAGGGACCTGGTTTCCCTGCTGCCCACCGACTTCCTCTACTTTGTCTTTGGCATCCAAACTCCGCTAGTGAGGATCAACCGCCTTCTGCGTATGCCACGACTCGACGAGGCCCTGGATCGCATGGAGACGAGAACCTCCTACCCAAACACCTTCCGCATCTCCAAGCTCATGATCTACATCTTCGTGTTGATCCACTGGAATGCTTGTCTCTACTTTGCACTGTCCAACTACATCGGCTTTGGAAGTGATCGTTGGGTCTACCCCAACATCACCAACCCGGAGTTTGCCTCCATGCGTCGTCAGTACTTCTACTGCTTCTGGTTCTCTGCTCAGATTTTCACCACAGTGGGAGACACCCCTCTGCCAAAAAGGGAAGAAGAGTACCTGTTTATGATCGCAGACCTTCTCATTGCCGTGCTGGTGTTTGCATCGATTGTTGGCAATGTTGGAAACGTCATCACGAGCCTAAGGGACCGTGATAATGTCTTCTTCCCTAACCATGAGCTG gTGAAGGCTTACCTGCGTAGCCATCACATTAGCAAGGAGCTTCGACAGCGTATCGACAACTGGTACCAGCACCTTCACATCAACAAGAAGATCATGCGAGAGAATGAAATCCTGCAGCAGCTGCCTGTCCACCTGAGGACAGAGATCGCTGTCAGTGTTCACCTTCCCACACTCTCCAAAGTCACCATCTTCCAGAGCTGTGAGACAAGTCTGCTGGAGGAGCTGGTGCTAAAACTAACACCTCAG GTGTTCAGCCCAGGGGAGTACGTCTGCAGGAAAGGAGATGTGGGCCATGAAATGTACATTATCAAAGAGGGGAAACTTGCAGTCGTAGCAGATGACGGGGTCACAGAGTTTGCTGTGCTGAGTGAATCCAATTTCTTTGGGGAAATTAGTATCCTCAATATCAAAG GTAATAGGTCAGGCAATCGCCGCACTGCCAACATCCGAAGCATCGGCTACTCCGACCTGTTCAGCTTGTCCAAAGAAGACCTGACAGACGTGTTGTCAGAGTTCCCTGCAGCCAAACGTCACCTGGAGGAGAAAGGCAGACAGATCCTCACCAAGATGGGCATGTTGGAGGAGGGTGGGGAGcgagaggagggggaggcagAGAAAGTGGAAACCAAGATAAACAGACTGGAGAGCAACCTGGAAATCCTGCAAACAAAACTAGCTCGGCTTATGGTGGAGTTAGAGTCGAGCCACCGCAAGATGCAGGCCAGGGTGGAGCAGCTGGAGTGGGAGGTGGCAGCACTGGAGACTCAGCTACCAGACGatggggaaggagagagagaacatggaAGAGGGGaaggggtgggaggggaggttggATGGGAACGAGAGGAGGCAGAGGGACAGGCAGAGGAGGGTTCAGAGGCAAAGGTGAAAAAACAGGGACAGGGAGAAGATGGTAATGATGTGACcaaagatggagatggagagagcacTAAAAGCACAAAAGAGGATGGGGAAGGGATGGTGGAGGGAGATAAATCAGGGATTAAAGATGATCAGGAAAAGGACAAAGATGATGGAGAGAACAACAGAGAGAAAGGGGATGATAGACCTGGGAAAGGAGATGGAGCTGAGATTGAAcctgaagaggagaaagaagagtcaagtggagagagagaatctGAAGAGGGGAGAGAAAAGGCTGAAGAAAATGTAGAAATGGAGCAGAAAGATGAAGGGCAGAAAAAATGA